Sequence from the Hamadaea flava genome:
AGGCGGTCACGGCGAGGATCGTCCCGCCGATCGCGAGCGCGGCCAGTGGCACGCGGCCCAGATGGCCGACCACTGCGGTGTCGACCAGAAGATAGAGGGGCTCAGCGGCGAGGACTACGAGCGCGGGTAGCGCGAGCGCCGCTATACGCCGAAGGCTGGGGGTCACCCGCCTATGGTGCCGGTCTCCTTGTAAGGAGTCAACTCGGCAGTGGTGATTACTGGCGGGTGTCCATCGAGGTTTGCAGGGCGCGGCGCATCTGCTCACGCTGCTCGTCGGCGCTGGGCTTGGGTTTGGCAGGAGCTGACTTAACGTTAGTTTGCATAGTTCGCAAAACTATCGTTCAGGTCCACATGCAGGAACACCTTTCCCAAACTCTGGACGTCCGCTGCGCGACAAAACGCCGGCCGCCAGATGCAGATCAGGGATATGCATGTGATCTTGGGTCAAGATCGCAGGCATATCCCTGATCTGCTGGGAACCAGCGGGCCGGCGGGTAGCGGGAACCAGCGGGCCAGCGGGAACCGGCGGGTTAGCGGGAACCAGCGAGTCAGCGGGAACCGGCGGGTCAGCGGGCGAGGAAGTGCCACCCCACCCACCACCAGAACCCGAAGACGGCGATCCGCCCGACCGGAATCCGCCCGACCTCGTGGGTCATCACGACGGCGGCCAGGTCGCCGAGCGTCGGGATGCGGCGCGTACGCCGGGCGGCCCATTCGACGGCGAGGACGAGTAGTCCGGCGAGGATGAAGCCGGAGATGGCGAGCAGTCTCATCGTCGTACCAGCCCCCAGAATCCGGTGAGCCATCCGAAGTAGAAGATCGCGCGGGGCAGGTAGTCGTCGAGGAGCGGGTCGGCGAGCAGTGACAGAGTCGGGTAGTTCTTGTCGTCGCCGACCGCGAAGGTGCTCAGTTCGAAGAACACGAACACCCCGACGGGCAGCAGCCACCAGGCGAGGCCGCGGGAGAGCCGGCGCGGGGTGGGTTTGCGGGGGACGCGCTGACTCAGCCCGAGGTACATCATCACGGCGCCGAGGGTGAAGACGTAGATGTTGGCTTCGAGGGAGAAGGACGGGAGCAGGCCGCCCAGGAGCGACAGGAACGCGAAGATCGGCAGCATCACTGCCGGGCGCGTCCAGGCCGGCGCGCTCGGAACGGCGAGTTCCGGGTGATCCATGACTCGATTGTGGCTGCTTCACCCGGAGCCGGGGAGGGTTTTATTCCCCTAATGCGTCCCTTATCCGACCCATGATCTCCTCGGGCGTACCGTGGCCGGTGAAGCCCGCCGCCGCCCGGTGGCCACCGCCGCCGAGCGCCACGGCGACCCGGCTGACATCGGTGCCGCCCCGAGTCCGCATCGACACCGACCACTCCGCCGGGCCGACCTGCTTGAGCAGGCAGGCCACGTCGGCCTCGGCCGCGCAGCGGATCCCGTCGATGAGCCCTTCCAGCACGTAGGGCGCCAGGTGATGCCGTTCGAGGTCGGCCAGCGAGGCGGTGCTCCACACCAGTGCGTTCTCCGGTTCGAGAACGGCCCGGCCGAGCACCTCTCCGTAGAGCTTGACCGCGCCGAACGGGCGGGTGTCGAAGACCCTGCGGGAGATCTCGCCCGGGTTGAGCCCGGTCTCCAGCAGGTCGGCCGCCAGCCGGTGCACCGCCGGCGTGGTCAGGGCGTACTTGAACGAGCCGGTGTCGGTGATGACGCCGATGTAGAGGCATTCGGCGATCCCCTGGTCCAGGGGCACGCCCAGCCGGGCGATCAGCTCGGCCGCCACCACGGCGGTGGCCGCCGCGCCGCTGTCGACCAGGTCGATGTCCCCGAAACCGGTGTAGCTGGCGTGATGGTCCAGCACGATCACCGGGACCTTCCCGAGCAGCTCGGCGTACGCGCCCAGCCGAGACTCGGCCGCCGCGTCCAAGGTCACCACGAGCGCGGGCGGCTCCGGCGCGGTGACCAGCAGGTCGAGCCCGGGCAACGCGACGAACGGCTCCGGCAGATCCT
This genomic interval carries:
- a CDS encoding DHH family phosphoesterase, which gives rise to MGEITEDQWAAATGALRTAVAAGDPILLVCHVNPDGDALGSMLAVGQALRKLGATRLQATFPGPQDLPEPFVALPGLDLLVTAPEPPALVVTLDAAAESRLGAYAELLGKVPVIVLDHHASYTGFGDIDLVDSGAAATAVVAAELIARLGVPLDQGIAECLYIGVITDTGSFKYALTTPAVHRLAADLLETGLNPGEISRRVFDTRPFGAVKLYGEVLGRAVLEPENALVWSTASLADLERHHLAPYVLEGLIDGIRCAAEADVACLLKQVGPAEWSVSMRTRGGTDVSRVAVALGGGGHRAAAGFTGHGTPEEIMGRIRDALGE
- a CDS encoding DUF6186 family protein, whose amino-acid sequence is MRLLAISGFILAGLLVLAVEWAARRTRRIPTLGDLAAVVMTHEVGRIPVGRIAVFGFWWWVGWHFLAR